A stretch of Hippoglossus hippoglossus isolate fHipHip1 chromosome 20, fHipHip1.pri, whole genome shotgun sequence DNA encodes these proteins:
- the ackr4b gene encoding atypical chemokine receptor 4, which yields MEDYSYHEDEDPSFNDTYDYDYEHSVCDKETVRSFASVFLPVVYALALVVGLAGNTLVVVVYTSKLRLRTLTDVCILNLAISDLLLLLTLPFWAADAVHGWKLGSAACKITSFLYSANFSCGMLLLACISVDRYRAVTQSPSGRTGTGARLRRQWLLVCVVLWAVASFLGLPELIFSKVKHSHNRTACTAVYPHSMARPAKAALELLEVTLRFLLPFLVMVACYCSVGRILSQAAGVQRDRKWHALRVLLAVVAVFLLTQLPYNVVKLCRAMDVIYNLVTNCDVSKGLDHALQVTESLALSHACINPLLYAFLGSSFRVHVLKTAKQLGQRLKRHSRRVKEEPAVEISLNTCNPAQSQSGSEDQDTSTFTI from the coding sequence atggaagATTACTCTTATCACGAGGACGAGGACCCCAGCTTTAATGACACGTATGATTACGATTATGAACACAGTGTCTGCGACAAAGAGACGGTGCGCTCCTTTGCCAGCGTCTTCCTGCCGGTCGTCTATGCCCTGGCTCTGGTGGTTGGTCTGGCCGGGAACACCCTGGTAGTGGTGGTCTACACATCAAAGCTGCGACTACGAACCCTGACAGATGTGTGCATCCTTAACCTTGCCATTTCCGACTTACTGcttctcctcaccctccccttctgGGCGGCTGATGCCGTTCATGGCTGGAAGTTGGGTTCGGCAGCCTGCAAGATCACCTCCTTCCTCTACAGTGCCAACTTCAGCTGtgggatgctgctgctggcgtGTATCAGTGTGGATCGCTACCGCGCTGTCACCCAAAGTCCATCAGGCAGGACTGGGACAGGTGCCCGGCTAAGGAGACAATGgctcctggtgtgtgtggtgttgtgggCTGTGGCCAGCTTTCTTGGCCTTCCCGAACTTATCTTCTCCAAAGTGAAACACTCTCACAACCGGACGGCCTGCACAGCCGTCTACCCCCACAGCATGGCCAGACCAGCAAAGGCTGCCttggagctgctggaggtgacACTTAGATTCTTGCTGCCTTTCTTAGTCATGGTGGCGTGCTACTGCTCGGTGGGACGGATCCTGAGCCAGGCGGCCGGGGTGCAAAGAGACCGGAAGTGGCATGCCCTGCGAGTCCTGCTGGCTGTGGTGGCCGTGTTCCTGCTCACCCAGCTGCCCTACAACGTGGTCAAACTGTGCCGAGCGATGGACGTCATCTACAATCTTGTGACCAACTGCGATGTCAGCAAGGGCCTGGATCATGCTCTTCAAGTGACAGAGAGCCTGGCACTGTCCCACGCCTGCATTAACCCTCTCCTCTACGCCTTCCTCGGCTCCTCCTTCAGGGTACACGTCCTCAAGACCGCCAAGCAACTTGGACAGAGGCTTAAGAGACACTCAAGACGCGTGAAAGAGGAGCCGGCAGTGGAGATTTCACTCAACACGTGCAATCCAGCGCAATCCCAGTCTGGTTCAGAGGACCAAGACACAAGCACCTTCactatttaa